DNA from Misgurnus anguillicaudatus chromosome 13, ASM2758022v2, whole genome shotgun sequence:
tataaatacaatttgtatatacacatgtaaatatttcttaaatatatacaggcatgtgtgtgtatttgtatatatatatatatatataattattatacacaatacacacacatatatgatgtaaacaaaaacttttattctgcaaacgattagttccGATTAGTTGTTACGTAGCCCTAGTTACCAGCAGATACATTTAACCACTATCCACACCAGCAAAGTGTACACTCAAGCCAACAAGGATccattaaacataaaatataaaactttggAGAAACAATGTAACTGTTttgctgtttatttttaatatcagTGCCTCTCATTCTCTTTCCTTATGCTCCATACGACCGGCTAAAGAACAGCACACGTCATGCAGTAATTCAATAAACACAACAcgtgaaattgcaaaaaacacCACCAGCAAGGTAAACAGTACAGAAACTGGTTGTTATAGAAATGTCAATTCCTGTTGGAGTTTAACAGTCCATCATTTCAAGTCCACATGCTTGAAGTTTTAACTTTCATCTGCCTCCAGATTAATGTTGTTTCCAAACTTAGCATACAGCTGAACCTTCAGATCTCCAAGCACCTCCTGTATGGATGACACACGACCCTCCAGAGCTTTGATCTCATCCTGCAGAGATTCCTGTAGATAGCAGAAAACATTATGAAGATTTTGAGAAAGACAAGACACAGCGTTATTTAAAGAGTGACCTAATTTTCTTAAATTTTCATGGTCACATCACCTTTGCTGCCTCCAGCAACTCCTGCGTCTCTTCTTGAGAGTGACTGATGAAGACTTCTCCGATCTGATACGGGATCAACATGGCATCGTCCTCACACATCATAAGGTCATCACTGGCATCCTCTAAGTTCTGTAAGGATTTCTAAGACAACATAAGAGCATTAATATTCAGCCTGGCCATTAAAGCAGAGACGTATAGAAGTCAAGCTGTACTGTTTCTTACCTTTTGGGCCTCAATTTCATCTTTCAGCTCGGACATTCGATTTGTATTTCTGGCAAACTTGTTTATCTTCTGCTGGTCTTCAAATGTTACATTGACATCTTCAGCTGCCTGTAAAATTGAAGAGTTATCTTTAATCAAAGCTGTTTTAACTTgggataataaaatattaaagtcTTGCATAGACATAGTCTTTTCTCAATAAGCTTAATAACTTATGACTTAgaggtatttatttatttattgcatttatttgttgtaaatatTAGCAACCAATATACacattcattatctattattatacaTGCAATAACTTTCTATATGAAAA
Protein-coding regions in this window:
- the pfdn4 gene encoding prefoldin subunit 4: MAATMKKGVAAEDVNVTFEDQQKINKFARNTNRMSELKDEIEAQKKSLQNLEDASDDLMMCEDDAMLIPYQIGEVFISHSQEETQELLEAAKESLQDEIKALEGRVSSIQEVLGDLKVQLYAKFGNNINLEADES